One Anaerobaca lacustris DNA window includes the following coding sequences:
- a CDS encoding dipeptide epimerase encodes MARRDLLKTIGAASLVASAKSLWAGDSPRVAFSVRRLTLKHTWTIARNSSDYKDNVFVRIERDGAVGWGEAAPNVRYGESAEKTLAVLERTRPLLESADWFEYVDLRRRWETFTKDQTCAGAALDMAVLDWVGGKLGVPLWRLFGLDGSKAPITTFSIGIDTPNVVRQKVREAADFPVLKIKVGRDNDAEILAAVRDVTDCPLRVDANEGWRDKHLALDRILWLQDLGVELIEQPMPAAMLDETAWLRDRVDIPIIADEAVKDAADIPKLAQAYDGINIKLMKSGGIQEAMRMIHVARALDMKIMLGCMIASSVSITAAAHLSPLIDYADLDGNLLIADDPFTGVTVERGRLVLPDRPGLGVAERKR; translated from the coding sequence ATGGCACGCAGGGATCTCTTGAAGACGATTGGAGCGGCGAGTCTGGTGGCGTCCGCGAAGTCGCTTTGGGCCGGCGACAGCCCGCGCGTGGCGTTCAGCGTCAGGCGTTTGACGCTCAAGCACACCTGGACGATTGCGCGGAACTCCAGCGACTACAAGGACAACGTGTTCGTGCGGATCGAGCGGGACGGTGCGGTCGGCTGGGGCGAAGCGGCGCCGAACGTCCGCTACGGCGAGAGCGCCGAGAAGACCCTGGCGGTCCTCGAACGGACAAGGCCGCTGCTGGAATCGGCCGACTGGTTCGAGTATGTGGACTTGCGCCGGCGGTGGGAGACCTTCACGAAAGACCAGACGTGCGCGGGCGCAGCGCTGGATATGGCGGTGCTCGACTGGGTCGGCGGCAAGCTGGGCGTGCCGCTCTGGCGGCTGTTCGGCCTCGACGGGAGTAAGGCGCCGATCACGACGTTCTCCATCGGGATCGATACGCCGAACGTGGTGAGGCAGAAGGTCCGCGAGGCGGCGGACTTTCCGGTCCTCAAGATCAAGGTCGGTCGCGACAACGATGCCGAGATCCTGGCCGCTGTGCGGGATGTCACGGACTGCCCCCTGCGCGTCGATGCCAACGAGGGCTGGCGTGACAAGCATCTGGCGCTCGACAGAATCCTATGGCTTCAGGACTTGGGCGTCGAACTGATCGAGCAGCCCATGCCTGCTGCGATGCTCGATGAGACCGCCTGGCTGCGCGACCGCGTGGACATCCCCATCATCGCGGACGAGGCGGTCAAAGACGCCGCCGACATCCCGAAGCTGGCCCAGGCATACGACGGGATCAACATCAAACTGATGAAGTCCGGCGGCATCCAGGAGGCGATGCGCATGATCCACGTCGCCCGCGCCCTCGACATGAAGATCATGCTCGGCTGCATGATCGCCAGCAGCGTCTCCATCACCGCCGCCGCCCACCTGAGCCCGCTGATCGACTACGCCGACCTCGACGGCAACCTCCTGATCGCCGACGATCCCTTCACGGGCGTCACCGTCGAGCGCGGCCGCCTGGTCCTGCCCGACCGCCCCGGCCTCGGCGTCGCCGAACGCAAACGATGA
- a CDS encoding glycoside hydrolase family 28 protein produces MKNGHGKGTAPLTVMLVLLATVGGCRRGAPTPESDYTGAWAQVPDVLAHIGEPGIPDRDFNIMAFEAVADGVTDCRPAIMAAIQACEDAGGGRVVVPAGTYLVNGPLYLVNDMDLHLAEGAHLKFGAKYDDYLPLVLTRWRGTQVYNYCPFLYAYRRTNVAVTGTGTLDGQAKDTWSAWAAKEDKGAETARRLNAEGTSVVDRFLGDGYFLRPSMIAFLGCENVLVDGVTIVDSPFWCLHPISSKKVTIRNVRIDSHNPDNDGVVLDSCEYVHVHGVTFANRGAGVAVKSGDGREGRELGWPSRNICIQDCTFGTETAIVIDKEIAGGVYNVFIEDCWAAAGVQPTLAIAAGPAADGEVAHVWYRRLTFLETPESDATNRPPTVYAGPDIQLGEQGGTVTLKGSVGGDGALTYAWSVIQGNADAVTIANPSALTTQATFSQSGVYILKLEASDGAASGYHFMIVKVGEQPDGMEGVARPIFASGQ; encoded by the coding sequence ATGAAGAACGGACATGGGAAGGGAACGGCACCTCTGACGGTCATGTTGGTGTTGCTTGCGACTGTGGGAGGGTGTCGAAGGGGGGCTCCGACCCCCGAGTCGGACTACACCGGCGCGTGGGCCCAGGTGCCGGATGTCCTGGCGCACATCGGCGAGCCAGGCATCCCCGATCGGGACTTCAACATCATGGCGTTCGAGGCCGTGGCCGACGGCGTCACGGACTGCCGCCCGGCGATCATGGCGGCGATCCAGGCGTGCGAGGACGCCGGCGGGGGACGCGTCGTCGTTCCGGCGGGTACGTATCTCGTCAACGGTCCGCTCTATCTCGTCAACGACATGGACCTGCACCTGGCCGAGGGCGCGCACCTGAAGTTCGGCGCGAAGTACGACGACTATCTGCCGCTGGTCCTGACGCGCTGGAGAGGAACGCAGGTCTACAACTACTGTCCGTTCCTCTACGCCTACCGCCGAACGAACGTGGCCGTGACCGGGACCGGGACGCTCGACGGCCAGGCGAAGGACACGTGGAGCGCCTGGGCGGCGAAGGAGGACAAAGGCGCAGAGACGGCCCGCCGACTGAACGCCGAAGGTACGTCCGTCGTGGACCGGTTCCTGGGCGACGGGTATTTCCTGCGGCCGAGCATGATTGCGTTTCTGGGCTGCGAGAACGTGCTGGTGGACGGTGTGACGATCGTCGATTCACCGTTCTGGTGTCTGCATCCGATCTCTTCGAAGAAGGTCACGATTCGCAATGTCCGGATCGATTCGCACAATCCCGACAACGACGGGGTTGTCCTCGATTCCTGCGAGTACGTGCATGTCCATGGCGTGACATTCGCCAATCGCGGCGCCGGCGTCGCCGTCAAATCGGGCGACGGCCGCGAAGGCCGCGAACTGGGCTGGCCCAGCCGCAATATCTGCATCCAGGACTGTACGTTTGGCACGGAGACGGCCATTGTGATCGACAAAGAGATCGCCGGCGGCGTCTACAACGTCTTCATTGAGGATTGCTGGGCCGCGGCAGGGGTCCAACCGACCCTGGCGATTGCGGCCGGCCCGGCGGCGGACGGCGAGGTCGCGCACGTATGGTATCGGCGTCTGACGTTTCTTGAGACGCCGGAATCGGATGCGACGAACCGGCCTCCGACCGTCTACGCCGGACCCGACATCCAACTGGGCGAGCAGGGTGGGACAGTGACGTTAAAGGGCTCGGTCGGTGGCGACGGTGCGCTGACCTATGCGTGGTCCGTGATCCAGGGCAACGCGGACGCCGTCACCATCGCCAACCCGTCCGCACTAACCACACAGGCGACGTTCTCCCAGTCAGGTGTCTATATCCTCAAGCTGGAGGCGAGCGACGGCGCGGCTTCGGGGTATCATTTCATGATCGTCAAGGTGGGCGAGCAGCCCGACGGCATGGAGGGTGTGGCCAGGCCGATTTTTGCGTCGGGTCAGTAG
- a CDS encoding alpha-L-arabinofuranosidase C-terminal domain-containing protein, with product MTPHIRSHVLFWAGLCVLLGLTTAVSAQDATPASKTVEATVAIDAGNTFEPISPFIYGQFIEHLGRCIYGGIWAEMLEDRKFHFPVPAEGDIWSLTRAQARVLAASPWKVIGPKDAVKMVTQDAFVGDHSPHITAPGGTRVGIYQEELGVVSGKRYTGYLYLAGDGKAGPVSVSLIWGDADADKETVTIKRVRSKYTKVPLKFTAGKNTDDARLEIVATGEGTLKIGCVSLMPADNVEGFRADTLELLRQLDAPLYRWPGGNFVSGYDWRDGIGDRDRRPTRTNPAWTGIETNDMGMHEFVRFCQLVDAEPMITVNTGFGDAYSAAAQVEYANGARTTPMGRLRSGNGQRAPLDVKWWCVGNEMWGNWQLGYMSLNHYVLKHNWVEQMMREVDPTIKTVASGDLGDAGPRSWSRGMLTRCADHMDLISEHFYTRNRDDIAEHVQQVPDQIRRKAEGHRTLREELPSLKGKDIRIAMTEWNYWYGPHVFGELGTRYFLKDALGIAAGLHEYFRQTDIIYMANYAQTVNVIGCIKTTRTEADFDSTGLPLMLYRKQFGTIPVAVKHEAAPLDVSAALTADGKALTIGIVNPTWDTYRLKLDLSNVAPSGTAQTWVIAGDDPMAYNEPGESRNVDIDAADPTDLTGAVVVKPLSITLLRAPIK from the coding sequence ATGACGCCACACATCCGCTCCCACGTTCTGTTCTGGGCAGGCCTGTGCGTGCTGTTGGGCCTGACCACCGCTGTCAGCGCACAAGACGCCACGCCGGCCTCCAAGACCGTCGAGGCAACCGTCGCGATCGACGCGGGCAACACATTCGAGCCGATCAGTCCGTTCATCTACGGCCAATTCATCGAGCACCTGGGCCGCTGCATCTACGGCGGCATCTGGGCCGAGATGCTTGAAGACCGCAAGTTCCACTTCCCCGTGCCGGCCGAAGGGGACATCTGGAGTCTGACCCGCGCCCAGGCCCGCGTGCTGGCCGCCTCGCCCTGGAAGGTGATCGGCCCGAAGGACGCCGTAAAGATGGTCACGCAGGACGCCTTCGTCGGCGACCACTCGCCGCACATCACCGCCCCGGGCGGCACACGTGTCGGCATCTATCAGGAAGAGCTTGGCGTCGTCAGCGGCAAGCGCTACACCGGCTATCTCTACCTGGCCGGCGACGGCAAGGCCGGCCCCGTCAGCGTCAGTCTCATCTGGGGCGACGCCGACGCCGACAAGGAGACTGTCACGATCAAGCGAGTGCGCAGCAAGTACACCAAGGTCCCGCTGAAATTCACCGCGGGAAAGAACACCGACGACGCCCGCCTGGAGATCGTCGCCACGGGCGAAGGCACGCTCAAGATCGGGTGTGTCTCGCTGATGCCGGCCGACAACGTCGAAGGCTTCCGCGCCGACACGCTCGAACTGCTCCGGCAGCTCGATGCGCCGCTCTATCGCTGGCCGGGCGGCAACTTCGTCAGCGGCTACGACTGGCGCGACGGGATCGGCGATCGGGATCGACGCCCCACGCGCACCAATCCCGCCTGGACCGGGATCGAGACCAACGACATGGGCATGCACGAGTTCGTTCGCTTCTGCCAACTGGTCGATGCCGAGCCGATGATCACCGTCAACACGGGCTTCGGCGACGCGTATTCGGCCGCCGCCCAGGTCGAGTACGCCAATGGCGCTCGCACCACCCCGATGGGCAGACTCCGGTCCGGCAACGGTCAGCGCGCCCCCTTGGATGTCAAGTGGTGGTGCGTCGGCAACGAGATGTGGGGCAACTGGCAGCTCGGCTATATGTCCCTGAATCACTACGTCCTCAAGCATAACTGGGTCGAGCAGATGATGCGCGAGGTCGATCCAACCATCAAGACGGTCGCCAGCGGCGATTTGGGCGACGCCGGGCCACGGAGCTGGAGCCGAGGCATGTTGACCCGCTGCGCCGATCACATGGATCTGATCAGCGAGCACTTCTACACCCGAAACCGGGACGACATTGCCGAGCACGTCCAGCAGGTGCCCGACCAGATCCGGCGGAAGGCCGAAGGGCATCGTACCCTTCGCGAGGAACTGCCCTCGCTGAAGGGCAAGGACATTCGGATCGCGATGACCGAATGGAACTATTGGTACGGCCCGCACGTTTTCGGCGAGCTGGGCACGCGCTATTTCCTCAAGGACGCACTGGGCATCGCCGCCGGCCTGCACGAGTACTTCCGCCAAACCGACATCATCTACATGGCCAACTACGCACAGACCGTCAACGTGATCGGCTGCATCAAGACGACCAGGACGGAGGCCGATTTCGACTCGACGGGTCTGCCGCTGATGCTCTATCGCAAGCAGTTCGGGACGATTCCGGTGGCCGTCAAGCATGAGGCGGCCCCGCTGGACGTCTCGGCGGCGCTGACTGCCGACGGCAAGGCGCTGACGATCGGCATCGTGAACCCGACGTGGGACACGTATCGGCTTAAACTGGACCTGAGCAACGTCGCACCGAGCGGCACGGCCCAGACCTGGGTCATCGCCGGCGACGACCCGATGGCCTACAACGAGCCGGGCGAGTCACGCAACGTGGACATCGACGCCGCCGATCCCACCGACCTGACCGGCGCCGTTGTCGTCAAACCCTTGAGCATCACCCTATTGCGGGCCCCCATCAAATAA
- a CDS encoding STAS domain-containing protein codes for MSETEQTDTRTWQPSDGVLVITLPRHTPNGEALELAGEMAHTQPQRHVIVDFSRTQVMTSSMLSQLMVMERQLDAHDKKLILCSVPDNILRMFTCVGLRSLFLFAENQKAALESLGGARCKTGSV; via the coding sequence ATGAGCGAAACAGAGCAAACGGACACACGTACCTGGCAGCCGTCTGATGGGGTTCTTGTCATCACGCTGCCCCGTCACACGCCCAACGGCGAGGCACTGGAGCTCGCCGGCGAGATGGCGCACACCCAGCCGCAGCGACACGTGATCGTCGATTTTTCTCGCACCCAGGTCATGACGTCGAGCATGCTCTCGCAACTGATGGTCATGGAGCGGCAGCTCGATGCCCACGACAAGAAGCTCATCCTCTGCTCCGTGCCCGACAATATCCTGCGGATGTTCACGTGCGTCGGCCTGCGAAGCCTCTTCCTGTTCGCCGAGAACCAGAAGGCCGCATTGGAGTCTCTCGGGGGCGCCCGCTGCAAAACCGGATCAGTCTGA
- a CDS encoding iron-containing alcohol dehydrogenase has translation MGLSELLGTKFRCDCGRSHDLTVRRFVYDAAAIDRLPDIVRQCAGHCVRAVVVADSRTWEVCGRRVLAALKRTYEDAYEIVVADGEHGTPVCDEATFQTLLARLREAKPEVMVAVGSGVVNDLCKWASFEMGIPYLVVATAASMNGYPAANVAATIAGVKVLLEARPPLAVIAEPQTIAGAPHEMIEAGFGDTIAKHQSNTDWWMNHRLFGEYHCNFCAGIVADLEPLYLDRPEEIKEGDVSAVEGLFAALFWSGVAMTLVGTSAPASGGEHLLSHTLDMIASVRGHRHDLHGRQVGVGTILSAALYEKILAIESPEFCTMPAQVDAGFWSDVAVAEAVARQYEAKRAGLDAVRRHLAERNTWDRLRAELAERSRRPQEIRGWLERAGGATCAAHIGCSTQQLRDAALHMHEIRKRFTVVDLAWMMGVLPDALDDIIAQWLSD, from the coding sequence GTGGGATTGTCGGAATTGTTGGGAACGAAGTTTCGCTGTGACTGCGGCCGATCGCACGATCTGACGGTACGGCGGTTTGTCTACGATGCGGCGGCCATCGACCGGCTGCCCGACATCGTGCGGCAGTGTGCCGGCCATTGCGTGCGAGCGGTGGTCGTGGCCGATTCGCGCACATGGGAGGTGTGCGGACGCCGGGTGCTGGCGGCCTTGAAGCGAACGTATGAGGATGCCTACGAGATCGTCGTAGCCGACGGCGAACATGGCACGCCGGTTTGCGACGAAGCGACGTTCCAGACGCTGCTCGCCCGGCTGCGAGAGGCCAAGCCGGAAGTCATGGTGGCTGTCGGCAGCGGGGTGGTCAACGATCTGTGCAAGTGGGCGTCGTTCGAGATGGGAATCCCCTATCTTGTGGTCGCAACAGCCGCCTCCATGAACGGATACCCAGCGGCCAACGTCGCCGCGACCATCGCTGGCGTGAAGGTCCTGCTTGAGGCCCGTCCGCCGCTGGCCGTGATCGCCGAGCCGCAGACCATTGCCGGGGCGCCCCACGAGATGATCGAGGCGGGGTTCGGCGATACGATTGCCAAGCATCAGAGCAACACCGACTGGTGGATGAACCACCGGCTGTTCGGGGAGTATCACTGCAACTTCTGCGCCGGTATCGTGGCCGATCTGGAGCCGCTCTATCTGGACCGGCCCGAAGAGATCAAAGAAGGGGATGTGTCGGCTGTGGAGGGGCTCTTTGCGGCGTTGTTCTGGAGCGGCGTGGCCATGACACTCGTGGGCACCAGCGCCCCGGCCAGCGGCGGCGAGCACCTGCTCAGCCATACACTGGATATGATCGCCTCGGTGCGCGGGCATCGACACGATCTGCACGGCCGCCAGGTGGGAGTCGGTACGATCCTCTCGGCCGCCCTGTACGAGAAGATCCTGGCGATCGAAAGCCCGGAGTTCTGCACGATGCCGGCGCAGGTCGATGCGGGTTTCTGGTCCGATGTCGCGGTTGCCGAGGCGGTTGCGCGCCAATATGAGGCCAAGAGGGCCGGCCTGGACGCCGTCCGGCGTCATCTGGCCGAGCGGAACACATGGGATCGACTGCGGGCCGAGCTGGCCGAGCGGTCTCGCCGTCCGCAGGAGATTCGCGGGTGGCTCGAACGGGCCGGCGGGGCGACCTGTGCCGCCCATATCGGATGCTCGACGCAACAACTCCGGGACGCGGCCCTGCATATGCACGAAATCCGCAAGCGGTTTACCGTTGTCGATCTGGCGTGGATGATGGGCGTCCTGCCTGACGCGTTGGACGACATCATCGCGCAGTGGCTGTCAGACTGA
- a CDS encoding ABC1 kinase family protein: protein MSFWRPRFRNRLRRLRRYRHIMAVLMKYGLEEVAEALRARLLVRVGEKAAPLRVKRAALGQSRPHRVRLALEEMGPTFIKFGQLLSTRPDIVPADYVHEFEHLQDQVKPDEFKRIRAELEYQLDGTIEDIFAAFDPEPLAAGSIAQVHRATTREGDSVVVKVRRPGIVEIIHAECDILEELTAILNVTVFEHGTVDPRQMVKEFVDAVSKETNLADERRNQVRFAANFKDDPTIHVPKVYEKYCTSGVLTMEYIDGIKPADPQVLAERGIDCKLVAQRGADFVLRQIFEMGFFHTDPHPGNFFLLPDNVLAPIDFGQVARMSSQYRRLFNEIVLAIVENESSRVIRSLEREEMTDERTDINKLTGDMEQLIDTYRNLPLKSIAFGTVVTRTFDLFRTNYVRSPAQFTLMLKTLATVESFARSLDPDFNIMEAMKPYARRAMLRDLEPKRMVRQMRQVVQDAGDLVMRLPEDVNVILSKFRQGRFQVRVHHEHLENLTRTVHRSSNRISFSLITAALLVASSMLVAQEGTVLGLFRLQTMGIVGYSIAAVIGIWLLISISRSDRM from the coding sequence TTGAGCTTCTGGCGGCCTCGCTTCAGGAATCGGCTGCGCAGGCTGCGTCGCTACCGGCACATCATGGCCGTGCTGATGAAGTACGGGCTGGAGGAGGTTGCCGAGGCCTTGCGCGCCCGTCTGCTCGTTCGCGTCGGAGAGAAGGCGGCGCCGTTGCGCGTCAAACGGGCCGCCCTCGGGCAGAGCCGCCCGCATCGCGTGCGACTGGCGCTGGAGGAGATGGGCCCGACCTTTATCAAGTTTGGCCAGCTTCTGAGCACGCGCCCGGATATCGTGCCGGCCGACTACGTCCACGAGTTCGAGCATTTGCAGGACCAAGTCAAGCCGGACGAGTTCAAACGGATTCGCGCCGAGCTCGAGTACCAGCTTGACGGCACGATCGAAGACATCTTCGCAGCGTTCGACCCCGAACCGCTGGCGGCCGGCAGCATCGCCCAGGTGCACCGCGCCACAACCAGAGAGGGCGACTCAGTCGTGGTCAAGGTCCGTCGGCCGGGGATTGTGGAAATCATCCACGCCGAGTGTGACATCCTTGAGGAGCTTACCGCGATCCTCAACGTCACGGTCTTTGAGCACGGAACCGTCGATCCCCGTCAAATGGTCAAAGAGTTCGTCGATGCCGTCTCCAAGGAAACGAACCTGGCCGACGAGCGACGCAATCAAGTGCGATTCGCCGCAAACTTCAAGGACGATCCGACGATCCACGTCCCGAAGGTCTACGAGAAGTACTGCACCAGCGGCGTGCTCACGATGGAGTACATCGATGGGATCAAGCCCGCCGACCCGCAAGTGCTCGCCGAGCGCGGCATCGACTGCAAGCTCGTGGCCCAGCGCGGCGCGGATTTCGTTCTGCGTCAGATCTTCGAGATGGGCTTTTTCCACACCGATCCGCATCCAGGGAACTTCTTCCTGCTGCCGGACAACGTGCTGGCCCCGATCGACTTCGGGCAAGTGGCGCGGATGAGTTCGCAGTACCGCCGGCTGTTCAATGAGATCGTCCTGGCGATCGTCGAGAACGAAAGCTCGCGGGTCATTCGTTCGCTGGAGCGCGAGGAGATGACCGACGAACGGACGGACATCAACAAGCTGACCGGCGACATGGAGCAGTTGATTGACACGTACCGCAACCTGCCGCTCAAGAGCATCGCCTTCGGCACGGTGGTGACCCGGACGTTCGATCTGTTTCGCACGAACTACGTCCGCTCGCCGGCACAGTTCACGCTGATGCTCAAGACGCTGGCCACGGTGGAGTCCTTTGCCCGCTCGCTGGACCCGGACTTCAACATCATGGAAGCGATGAAGCCGTACGCGCGACGGGCGATGCTGCGCGACTTGGAGCCCAAGCGGATGGTGCGACAGATGCGCCAGGTGGTCCAGGACGCGGGTGACCTGGTGATGCGGCTGCCCGAAGACGTCAACGTGATCCTCAGCAAGTTCCGGCAGGGTCGCTTTCAGGTCCGCGTCCACCACGAGCACCTGGAGAACCTGACCAGGACGGTGCACCGCAGTTCCAATCGGATCAGCTTCTCGCTGATTACGGCGGCGCTGCTGGTGGCCTCCAGCATGCTCGTGGCTCAGGAGGGCACGGTTCTGGGCCTGTTCCGGCTGCAAACGATGGGGATCGTCGGCTACAGCATCGCCGCCGTCATCGGCATCTGGCTGCTGATCTCGATCTCCCGCAGCGACCGCATGTGA
- a CDS encoding phasin family protein codes for MFETLDKMMLAGLGALSMTRERAEQMFDEYVSKGRTERDNRSGFVKEVMDSAERTRSELEKMISKQVQETVTSLHLATQDDVRRIEQKLDQLLAQG; via the coding sequence ATGTTTGAGACGCTGGATAAGATGATGCTGGCTGGATTGGGCGCCCTTTCGATGACGCGCGAGCGGGCCGAGCAGATGTTCGACGAGTACGTCAGCAAAGGAAGGACCGAACGCGACAATCGCAGCGGGTTCGTCAAAGAGGTGATGGACAGCGCCGAGCGGACGCGGTCGGAGTTGGAGAAGATGATCTCCAAGCAGGTGCAGGAGACGGTGACGTCGCTGCATCTGGCGACGCAGGACGACGTCCGGCGGATCGAACAGAAGCTGGACCAGTTGCTCGCGCAGGGGTAG
- a CDS encoding class I fructose-bisphosphate aldolase: MASKTREFLGPEADNLLGHECRTIPKEMLHLPGPAFVDEVFAASDRPNRVLRNLQALFGHGRLGGTGYLSILPVDQGIEHSAGASFSPNPEYFDPARIVELAIEGQCNAVASTLGVLGSVSRQYAHKIPFLVKINHNELLSYPNSYDQRLFASVEQAFNMGAVAVGATVYYGSEESRRQIEEISEAFERAHELGLFTVLWAYLRNEAFKKDGVDYHTCADMTGQANHLAATIQADVVKQKQPTNNGGFTAIGFGKTRPEVYEKLASDHPIDLTRYQVVNCYMGRVPLINSGGASGTNDVAQAVRTAVINKRAGGTGLISGRKAFQKPMKEGVALLHAIQDVYLDKQVSIA; encoded by the coding sequence ATGGCGAGCAAGACCAGAGAGTTTTTGGGGCCGGAGGCCGACAACCTGCTGGGACATGAGTGTCGAACGATTCCGAAGGAGATGCTTCATCTGCCTGGACCGGCGTTCGTCGACGAGGTCTTTGCCGCCTCGGACAGGCCCAACCGAGTCCTCCGGAATCTCCAGGCTCTGTTCGGCCACGGAAGACTGGGAGGGACGGGGTATCTGTCGATTCTTCCGGTGGACCAGGGGATCGAGCATTCGGCGGGCGCTTCGTTCTCTCCCAACCCCGAGTATTTCGACCCGGCACGCATCGTCGAGCTGGCGATCGAGGGCCAGTGCAATGCGGTCGCCTCGACGCTGGGCGTGCTTGGCTCCGTTTCCCGCCAGTACGCTCACAAGATCCCATTCCTTGTCAAGATCAACCACAATGAGCTGCTGAGCTACCCGAATTCGTACGACCAGCGGCTTTTCGCCTCCGTCGAGCAGGCCTTCAACATGGGGGCTGTGGCGGTGGGCGCGACGGTCTACTACGGCTCGGAGGAATCCCGAAGACAGATCGAGGAAATCTCGGAGGCGTTCGAACGGGCCCACGAACTGGGTCTGTTCACGGTGCTCTGGGCCTACCTGCGGAACGAGGCGTTCAAGAAGGACGGCGTGGACTACCACACCTGCGCCGACATGACCGGGCAGGCCAACCATCTGGCCGCGACGATCCAGGCCGACGTCGTCAAGCAGAAGCAGCCGACCAACAACGGCGGCTTCACGGCCATCGGATTCGGCAAGACCCGCCCGGAGGTGTACGAGAAGCTGGCGTCCGACCACCCCATCGATCTGACGCGGTACCAGGTGGTCAACTGCTACATGGGCCGGGTGCCCCTGATCAATTCGGGCGGGGCTTCGGGCACCAACGACGTCGCGCAGGCCGTCCGGACGGCGGTGATCAACAAGCGCGCGGGAGGGACCGGGCTGATCTCCGGCCGCAAGGCCTTCCAGAAGCCGATGAAGGAGGGCGTCGCCCTGCTCCATGCCATCCAGGATGTGTATCTGGACAAGCAGGTCAGCATTGCCTGA
- a CDS encoding glycosyltransferase family 4 protein: protein MKIRTLMLGWEFPPFISGGLGTACLGLTKAMDRLGMPITFVLPRTKPMHLASGSAALFEGENPGGFAFRHVQFRPVAAVLNPYATTRLGETATLTEGSTEAGLLDEDFDSCDQGNYGPDMYAEVARYTRKVLVLGLTEPFDVIHAHDWMTFPAGVALAKQSGKPLVIQVHSTEFDRSGEHVNQYVYDIERHAMHAAARIIAVSNYTRNIIISRYGVPAEKVEVVYNGVEHQNGCWSGQRQTWPGKSDKIVLFLGRITMQKGPEYFLHAARAVLEKIDNVKFIMAGDGDMLYQSIELAAQLGIGNRVLFTRFLRGDDVRKVYQLADLYVMPSVSEPFGIAPLEALQHDVPVLLSKQSGIAEAFRNALKVDFWDVQEMANKMVAVLRHPPLQGVLRSEGRREALKFRWEDSAARMNEIYHQTLGVA from the coding sequence ATGAAGATAAGGACGCTCATGCTCGGCTGGGAGTTTCCGCCGTTTATCAGCGGCGGGTTGGGCACCGCGTGTCTCGGCCTGACCAAGGCGATGGACCGTCTTGGCATGCCCATCACATTCGTGCTTCCGAGGACCAAACCGATGCACCTGGCCAGTGGCTCGGCCGCCCTGTTCGAGGGGGAGAACCCCGGTGGTTTCGCGTTTCGCCACGTTCAATTTCGGCCGGTGGCGGCCGTGCTGAACCCGTACGCCACCACGCGCTTGGGCGAAACAGCCACCCTGACAGAGGGATCCACCGAAGCCGGTCTATTGGACGAAGACTTCGACTCGTGCGACCAGGGCAACTATGGCCCCGATATGTATGCGGAGGTGGCCCGCTACACCCGGAAGGTCCTGGTGCTGGGATTGACCGAGCCGTTCGACGTGATCCACGCGCACGACTGGATGACGTTTCCCGCCGGCGTCGCGCTGGCCAAGCAAAGCGGAAAGCCGCTCGTGATCCAGGTTCACTCGACCGAATTCGACCGCAGCGGCGAGCACGTCAATCAGTACGTTTACGACATCGAACGGCACGCCATGCACGCCGCCGCCAGGATCATCGCCGTGAGCAACTACACGCGAAACATCATCATCAGCCGGTACGGCGTGCCGGCCGAGAAGGTCGAGGTGGTCTACAACGGCGTGGAGCACCAGAACGGCTGCTGGTCCGGGCAGCGACAGACCTGGCCGGGCAAGTCCGATAAGATCGTCCTTTTTCTCGGCCGAATCACCATGCAAAAGGGCCCGGAGTATTTCCTCCACGCCGCCCGAGCCGTGCTGGAGAAAATCGACAACGTCAAGTTCATCATGGCCGGCGATGGAGATATGCTCTACCAGAGCATCGAGCTGGCCGCCCAACTCGGCATCGGCAACCGGGTCCTGTTCACCCGATTCCTGCGAGGCGACGACGTCCGCAAGGTCTATCAACTGGCGGACCTCTACGTCATGCCTTCGGTCTCCGAGCCGTTCGGCATCGCCCCGCTCGAGGCGCTCCAGCACGACGTTCCGGTGCTGCTGAGCAAGCAAAGCGGCATCGCCGAGGCCTTTCGCAACGCCCTGAAGGTGGACTTCTGGGACGTCCAGGAGATGGCCAACAAGATGGTCGCGGTGTTGCGACATCCCCCGCTTCAGGGCGTCCTCCGCAGCGAGGGGCGGCGTGAGGCGCTGAAATTCCGCTGGGAGGACTCGGCCGCACGGATGAATGAGATCTATCACCAGACGCTGGGCGTCGCATAG